The stretch of DNA CGTCATTTTCAATGATGCAATTGTGGGCAACATGGGAATAAGCCATCAAAAGATTGTCATTACCGATGATAGTTGCTTCATCCTCCTCCGTAGCCCGATTAATCGTAACATACTCACGGATGCGATTGCGATCGCCAATAATCACTTTACTTTTTGCCCCTTGATATTTTAAATCTTGAGGTTCTAAACCAATCGCAGCCCCTGGAAAAATTTGATTATGTTTGCCTATTTCGGTTGGTCCTTCGATAATGGCATGAGAACCAACCACAGTATTTGCCCCAATTTTAACGTCAGCCCCAATTACAGCATAGGGTTTGACCTGAACTGTGGAATCTAGTTCAGCTTTGGGGTCAATTACAGCAGTAGGATGAATTAAGCCACTCAAGAGAGTAATCAATTTTATTAAGAAAAATTACAGCTAACAGCTTACAGGAGAAAAGATTAATCAATCAAGGAAAACATCATATCCCCTTGAACCGCAAGTTGACCGTCTACTTCTCCTTTTCCCTGCATTTTGGCAATACGATTCTGTTTAAAGGATAAAAGTTCCACAGTCATAATTAATTGATCTCCAGGAATAACTGGACGACGAAAACGCACCTTATCAATTCCTGCAAAAGCAAAGAATTTACCCTCCATACCAGGTAATTGTACGAGAACGATTCCTCCTACTTGTGCCATTGCTTCTACCATTAAAACCCCAGGCATCAAAGGACGGCTAGGAATGTGTCCAGGAAAATAAGGTTCATTAAAAGTAACATTTTTCAGTCCTACTGCTTTTTGACCAGGTACATACTCAAGAATACGGTCGACCAAAGCAAACGGATAACGATGAGGTAATAGACGGTGAATTTCCTCAATGGTCAGAGTTGTTTGAGTAGCAGTTATTTGATTATTTTCAGTAACAGTTGACATTTTAAATTAATTTAATTGATCAAGATCAGCCAAAGTTCTTGCCAGTTGAATATGTAACTTATGACTTGCTTTATAAGCAAGAAAATGAGCTTGAGGAAATCTGCCCAGTAAACTCAGATCTCCTACTAAATCTAATAGTTTATGACGGGCTGGTTCATTCGTAAATCTTAAAGGGGGATTGAGCCACCCTGACTTACTACAAACCAAAGCATTTTCTAAACTACCACCTCGAATTAAACCAGCTTGTTGTAGATGTTCAATCTGTTCTGCCAAGCCAAAAGTCCTAGCTGGGGCTACTTCTTGAGCAAAATTACCTTCCTGGCAACTCCAACTATGCCATTGATTAGCGATCGCACTATAAGGAAAGTCAATGCCATAAGTAAAACGAGTTTCTGGACTAGGTAAGGCAGCCACAAAAGCATCTCCTTCTTGAATCCAGATAGGTTGTCGCAGTAACCAAGGAGAACGATCACAAACAGAAGAAACAATTCCCACAGCAGCGATCGCTTCTAGCCATAACTTTGCCGAACCATCTAACAAAGGAACTTCTGCCCCATCAATTTCGATACGAGCATCATCAACTCCACTTGCTGCTAAAGATGCTAGTAAGTGTTCAACCGTTCTCACTTTAGCTTCTCCTTGAGCTAATTCAGTGGAAAGAGTTGTCTGACTCACAGCTTGAACTGTAGCTGGAATAATAGGTTGATTAGGTAAATCGACTCGGACAAAATATCTTCCCTGATTAGATTCATCAGGAAGAACTTTAACAGTGGTAGTTTCACCCGAATGCAAACCCACCCCTGACAATTCAAAAGCTGTTTTTAATGTATTACCCATTGATATAAGCAACATGTGTAGGGACGCCTGCTACGTCTCTACTAAATAACTGATTAAAACCTCTCGCCAATACCAAAATGAATCCGATTATCTCCCTCATCGTTAATGGCATAATCAACCCTAATTTGACCAAGAGGAGATTGTACCCTAACACCAGCACCATAACCAAAACCGCTTCCAGGTAAATCTCTAACTTGTGAAGGTTCGCCAGGAACAGCACCATCTGAACCGAGAGTAGTACCATAATCTAAAAATAAAGCACCACCGACAATCGAGAAGATTGGAAAACGATATTCTGCTGTAGCTTGGACATAACTGCGTCCGCTACCAACTTCCCCCTCTGCATAACCTCGTACCGAATTACTACCACCAAGAACAAAAGCCTCATAAGGAGGTAAATCGCCTAATACCGTCCCTGCTTGAAGATTCAAAGCTAAAGCTTGAGGGCCTTCACTAAAACTAATAAAATCGATCGGAATATAATAACTGTAACTACCTCTAATTCGATTAAACAAAATACTACCTGAACCAATCGGAATAGTTTGGTCTACTCCTAATCGCAACAAAGAACCTTGAGTAGGTTGTAAATTATTATTACGGCGATCGCGTGTAGCTCCAAAACGCAGAGTAAAAAGATCGTCTTCTCCACTGTCACTGAAAGCTAAATTCTGACTTCCATCTTGTGGCCTAGACAGAGGTGCAATCTCACCATCGGCATTTTCAATCTGAACCCGTTGATATTGAAACCCAGTTGATAAAGTCCAATCTGCCTTTTTAAAAGGATCTCTCGAAAGAGGACGAGAAAAATTAATTCCTCCGCCAGTACGTACAACTCTAGGACTATCATCTTCGTTAGCAGTCCTAATATCATTCTCATCACCATCAAATACCAGAGAAATAGAACGACGACGAAAAGCATTTACTGTATAAGAAGTACGGAAAGGATCTCCTCCAATCCAAGGATCACTAAAACTAACATCAAATAATAATTCTCTTTGCCCTAGTTGTACCTCTGCACCAAGGGTTTGATTATTTCCGCCTAGATTTTTTTGTTGATAACTAACAGTACCAAATAAACCACTAGAAGAACTAAAACCCGCCCCTGCTGCTACTGAACCCGTATTACTTTCAACTACATCAACATTAACTACTACTTTACGGGGGTCTTCTCCTGGACTAAAAGAAAAACGAGCATCTTCAAAAATACCCAAGCCAAACACTCGTTGTAAATCTCTTTGCGCCGTATCCCGTTTGAAGACATCTCCAGGTTCTAATTCAATTTCGCGAGTAATAATAAAATCACGAGTTTTCCCATCGATTGGTTCGTCTTCTTCATCAAAATATCTTACTTGAATATCTTCGATAACCCCTTCAGCTACCACCAAAGTGACTGTACCATCAGGAGAAACTTGCGGTGCGCCAACCACCTGAGCTAGTTCATAACCATTTTGGGTATACCATTGATTTAATTGCTTAATTCCGTTTTGCAAATCTCTGAGATTCAGAATTCTACCGTAGTTATTAGCGAAAATTTTATCTACTTGTTCTGCTGGTAAAACTCGATTTCCTTCTGGGGGAACAGTTTCGATTACGACTTGGT from Stanieria cyanosphaera PCC 7437 encodes:
- the lpxC gene encoding UDP-3-O-acyl-N-acetylglucosamine deacetylase; this encodes MGNTLKTAFELSGVGLHSGETTTVKVLPDESNQGRYFVRVDLPNQPIIPATVQAVSQTTLSTELAQGEAKVRTVEHLLASLAASGVDDARIEIDGAEVPLLDGSAKLWLEAIAAVGIVSSVCDRSPWLLRQPIWIQEGDAFVAALPSPETRFTYGIDFPYSAIANQWHSWSCQEGNFAQEVAPARTFGLAEQIEHLQQAGLIRGGSLENALVCSKSGWLNPPLRFTNEPARHKLLDLVGDLSLLGRFPQAHFLAYKASHKLHIQLARTLADLDQLN
- the fabZ gene encoding 3-hydroxyacyl-ACP dehydratase FabZ produces the protein MSTVTENNQITATQTTLTIEEIHRLLPHRYPFALVDRILEYVPGQKAVGLKNVTFNEPYFPGHIPSRPLMPGVLMVEAMAQVGGIVLVQLPGMEGKFFAFAGIDKVRFRRPVIPGDQLIMTVELLSFKQNRIAKMQGKGEVDGQLAVQGDMMFSLID
- a CDS encoding BamA/TamA family outer membrane protein, producing MATSYSLSLPLAARGEVVPNSVISQRENQAKIPILNKPLKPQVIISTNKTNYLAQTDFPDNQSPQLEIPLDNGQPPNVPDSEQQPPQIENQTPPTENQPTPPNQTQPNDTEQTPAQAPEPRVLVAEVSVVGADDELEDIVYETINTQPGRTTTRSQLQEDVNAVYATGFFQDVQVTPEDTPLGVRITFAVQPNPILNQVVIETVPPEGNRVLPAEQVDKIFANNYGRILNLRDLQNGIKQLNQWYTQNGYELAQVVGAPQVSPDGTVTLVVAEGVIEDIQVRYFDEEDEPIDGKTRDFIITREIELEPGDVFKRDTAQRDLQRVFGLGIFEDARFSFSPGEDPRKVVVNVDVVESNTGSVAAGAGFSSSSGLFGTVSYQQKNLGGNNQTLGAEVQLGQRELLFDVSFSDPWIGGDPFRTSYTVNAFRRRSISLVFDGDENDIRTANEDDSPRVVRTGGGINFSRPLSRDPFKKADWTLSTGFQYQRVQIENADGEIAPLSRPQDGSQNLAFSDSGEDDLFTLRFGATRDRRNNNLQPTQGSLLRLGVDQTIPIGSGSILFNRIRGSYSYYIPIDFISFSEGPQALALNLQAGTVLGDLPPYEAFVLGGSNSVRGYAEGEVGSGRSYVQATAEYRFPIFSIVGGALFLDYGTTLGSDGAVPGEPSQVRDLPGSGFGYGAGVRVQSPLGQIRVDYAINDEGDNRIHFGIGERF